A genomic stretch from Petrimonas mucosa includes:
- the yajC gene encoding preprotein translocase subunit YajC: MNILLQAAAGTGSGMGTSLLMMVAIIAVFYFFMIRPQQKKQKEVQRAREAMKVGDKVVTAGGIHGRIKEVGDSWFLVEVADGVKLKFEKTSVFASSSDVTTP, encoded by the coding sequence ATGAATATTCTATTACAGGCAGCAGCCGGCACAGGATCGGGAATGGGCACCTCCCTGCTGATGATGGTGGCCATCATTGCCGTATTTTACTTCTTCATGATCCGTCCGCAACAGAAAAAACAGAAAGAGGTGCAACGGGCCCGTGAAGCGATGAAGGTGGGCGACAAGGTTGTAACTGCCGGAGGCATCCACGGACGCATCAAAGAGGTGGGCGACAGCTGGTTTCTGGTAGAGGTTGCCGATGGGGTTAAACTGAAATTTGAAAAGACATCGGTTTTCGCCTCCTCATCCGACGTGACTACACCGTAA
- a CDS encoding CdaR family protein, whose translation MDLASIKDRWIEKIRDFFSRLNWKNIFLFVLFLILSFIFWLMLFFQRDIEATYKIPLKYTHIPDDEVFDVALPDDIEIRVADKGSEIFRYTFTLKDSIEIDIARYKEERIKNLQGSELMQLIREKLSQSTNLKAYYPVNISLATSKLQKKELKVVFDGVITTSRSNLVADSVTFLPATVTAYGSQNQLSEIQSAVTEYTLINNLKATSQLRVKLMPVNGVKFVPGEVDIYIPVMEYTERTFEVPVTARNVPSNIDVKFFPSQVEVSFSVTLDEYRKIAPEDFEVELDYLEFYKNGNGRVDLKLSKVPSTVRNVKLSPSSVEFLFESR comes from the coding sequence ATGGACCTTGCATCAATCAAGGATAGGTGGATCGAGAAGATACGGGACTTCTTTTCCAGATTAAACTGGAAAAACATATTCCTTTTTGTCCTGTTTCTCATCCTCTCCTTTATTTTTTGGTTGATGCTCTTTTTCCAGCGTGACATCGAGGCCACCTACAAGATTCCACTGAAATACACCCATATTCCAGATGATGAGGTGTTTGATGTTGCGCTGCCCGACGATATCGAGATACGGGTTGCCGACAAGGGGTCGGAAATTTTCCGCTATACCTTTACCCTGAAAGATTCGATCGAGATCGACATCGCCAGATACAAGGAGGAGCGGATCAAGAACCTGCAGGGGAGCGAACTGATGCAGCTTATCAGGGAGAAGTTGTCGCAAAGCACGAACCTCAAGGCCTACTATCCGGTAAATATCTCGCTGGCAACCTCCAAACTTCAAAAGAAGGAGCTGAAGGTGGTTTTCGACGGAGTCATTACAACCAGTCGCAGCAACCTGGTGGCCGACAGTGTTACCTTTTTGCCCGCAACAGTGACAGCATACGGTTCCCAGAACCAGTTGTCGGAAATCCAGTCGGCAGTAACCGAATATACCCTGATCAACAACCTGAAGGCCACATCGCAATTGAGGGTGAAGCTCATGCCGGTAAACGGCGTTAAGTTTGTCCCCGGCGAAGTTGATATCTATATCCCCGTAATGGAGTATACCGAAAGGACTTTCGAGGTTCCGGTCACAGCCAGGAATGTACCCTCCAATATCGACGTGAAGTTCTTTCCATCGCAGGTGGAGGTCTCCTTCTCGGTAACACTGGACGAATACAGGAAAATTGCTCCCGAGGATTTCGAAGTTGAACTCGATTACCTGGAGTTTTACAAAAATGGAAACGGCCGGGTCGATCTGAAACTCTCAAAAGTCCCTTCGACCGTCCGTAACGTCAAGCTGTCACCCTCATCGGTGGAGTTTCTCTTTGAAAGCAGATGA